A genomic region of Gemmatimonas sp. contains the following coding sequences:
- a CDS encoding glycosyltransferase: protein MQKVSICIPVFNGGPYLSDALHSAAAQSYEHIEILISDNGSTDDSPEIIEQFVRNCGRPARRVRGALPGMVQNWNHLGFSAQGVWIKYLFHDDMLQPNCVERMVAAANRDPRVALVFSRRHVAASGDSSDPLFQQLVRDLEQLHSISYPFRRDGGWYLGRRDLLWHRTTNFIGEPTSVLMSRSAFLAANGFSLRLRQLVDYELWLRLMTMGNVVFVDEALATFRVHASQMSMSNLRDTENARRAERRCFMESLTGPLLFGRLHPRVQSELRREVGALHDPWTLPRARLEELLWNATAYSLRFIRRRRSA, encoded by the coding sequence ATGCAGAAAGTCAGCATATGCATTCCGGTGTTCAACGGTGGGCCGTATTTGTCCGATGCGTTGCATTCGGCGGCGGCACAAAGCTATGAGCACATCGAGATTCTGATCTCAGACAACGGCTCAACCGATGACAGCCCGGAGATCATCGAGCAGTTTGTGAGGAACTGCGGGCGTCCGGCGCGCCGCGTGCGCGGCGCGCTACCGGGAATGGTACAGAACTGGAATCATCTGGGCTTTAGCGCGCAGGGCGTATGGATCAAGTATCTCTTCCATGACGACATGCTACAGCCAAACTGCGTGGAAAGGATGGTTGCCGCAGCGAACCGAGACCCACGGGTTGCGCTTGTCTTCAGCAGGCGCCACGTCGCGGCAAGTGGCGATAGCTCTGATCCTCTCTTTCAACAGTTGGTCAGAGATCTGGAGCAGCTTCATTCGATCTCGTATCCCTTCCGACGTGATGGAGGGTGGTATCTCGGCCGTCGCGACCTCTTGTGGCACAGAACCACGAATTTCATCGGTGAACCAACAAGCGTGCTGATGTCGCGATCGGCGTTTCTGGCTGCAAACGGGTTTTCACTGCGACTGCGGCAGCTGGTTGACTATGAGCTGTGGCTGCGCCTCATGACCATGGGGAACGTGGTCTTTGTCGATGAGGCACTTGCAACGTTTCGAGTGCACGCATCTCAGATGAGTATGTCCAATCTTCGCGACACAGAGAACGCGCGCCGGGCCGAGCGTCGCTGCTTTATGGAGTCACTCACAGGTCCTCTCCTCTTCGGAAGATTGCATCCGCGCGTACAGTCAGAGCTGCGACGCGAGGTCGGCGCGTTGCACGATCCGTGGACCCTTCCACGTGCACGACTCGAAGAACTGCTGTGGAACGCTACTGCGTACAGCCTGCGCTTTATTCGCCGTCGCCGATCAGCGTGA